One Rubritalea squalenifaciens DSM 18772 genomic region harbors:
- a CDS encoding pseudouridine synthase — MSEKLEILYRDEWMCVVDKPAGWLVHPADEPQEGDLVAMKVLRDQIGERVNSVHRLDRPTCGVLLFGIEKEATRKLHKALERHEFEKTYRAIVSGVPEQQEWECREPIQKKEGAPVRDAWTSFRVLEIRVVDGEHFSLIEAVPHTGRFHQIRRHLLHAGLPIVGDYRYAGMERSDHLCDLLGVGTRMLLQASRLELAHPMNGKVLSIKVKGVMGFGSLPA, encoded by the coding sequence ATGAGCGAGAAGCTGGAGATTCTGTACCGTGATGAATGGATGTGTGTGGTGGATAAGCCTGCGGGCTGGCTAGTACATCCTGCGGATGAGCCTCAAGAGGGGGACTTGGTGGCGATGAAGGTATTGCGTGACCAGATCGGAGAACGAGTGAATAGCGTCCACCGTCTGGACAGGCCGACCTGTGGGGTCTTGCTTTTTGGTATCGAGAAGGAAGCGACCCGTAAGTTACATAAGGCGCTGGAGCGGCATGAATTTGAGAAAACCTACCGTGCGATTGTCAGTGGGGTCCCTGAACAGCAGGAGTGGGAGTGCCGTGAGCCGATTCAAAAGAAAGAGGGCGCTCCAGTGCGGGATGCTTGGACGAGTTTTAGGGTGTTAGAAATCAGGGTGGTTGATGGGGAGCATTTTTCTCTGATAGAAGCTGTGCCGCACACAGGGCGCTTCCATCAGATACGCAGGCACCTGCTCCATGCCGGATTACCTATTGTAGGGGACTATCGTTACGCTGGCATGGAAAGAAGCGATCACTTATGTGATTTGTTAGGAGTCGGGACCCGGATGCTCCTGCAGGCATCTAGGTTGGAGCTGGCGCATCCTATGAATGGGAAGGTTCTTAGTATTAAAGTAAAAGGGGTCATGGGTTTTGGCTCTCTTCCTGCCTGA
- a CDS encoding DUF4328 domain-containing protein, giving the protein MENPYQAPTASAEPTFVLNNPTQANSPYGPMKDHTGISRVCMVLLGLFVLLGVTYCVYSLKLAGDMDAGINPFLTPAGMLDEQVYDTYMAMSRGISLMFILIVVFFCIWTNRSMKNAWAVPGLLTKPTVTPGWAVGWYFIPIMMLFKPLSGMQEIWSRTFSGASHKGLLNVWWLTWIIGGIVQRMNRATENDSLSEISSATYAEVVGLILVIIAGVCLMAIVYKVTNKQAELCRSYVGDATNSL; this is encoded by the coding sequence ATGGAAAACCCTTATCAAGCACCAACGGCCTCTGCTGAACCGACCTTTGTTCTGAATAATCCTACTCAGGCTAATTCACCCTATGGTCCAATGAAGGATCATACCGGAATATCTAGGGTCTGTATGGTGTTGCTAGGCTTGTTTGTATTATTAGGTGTCACTTATTGTGTTTACTCCCTCAAGTTGGCAGGTGATATGGATGCTGGAATTAATCCATTTCTTACTCCTGCAGGAATGCTGGATGAACAGGTTTATGATACTTATATGGCGATGAGTAGAGGGATCTCCCTGATGTTTATTCTTATTGTTGTCTTTTTTTGTATTTGGACAAACCGTTCGATGAAGAATGCTTGGGCTGTACCAGGGTTGTTGACTAAACCTACCGTGACACCCGGCTGGGCTGTGGGATGGTACTTCATCCCTATTATGATGCTTTTTAAACCACTGAGCGGGATGCAAGAGATATGGTCACGTACTTTCAGCGGTGCCAGTCACAAGGGCTTGCTAAATGTATGGTGGTTGACTTGGATCATTGGCGGAATTGTACAGCGCATGAATCGAGCCACCGAGAATGATAGTCTTAGTGAGATTTCAAGTGCAACATACGCAGAGGTAGTTGGCCTCATACTTGTTATAATAGCTGGGGTATGTCTGATGGCGATTGTGTATAAGGTGACCAACAAACAAGCCGAGCTTTGTCGTAGTTATGTGGGCGATGCCACGAACAGTCTTTAG
- a CDS encoding pyrimidine/purine nucleoside phosphorylase has translation MDFNNVTAHAVGNVYFDGKVVSHKITMEDGSAKTMGVIQPGSYHFDTVAAERMDITAGECKVTLDGSEESSVYKAGEYFNVDANSGFTIEVAEGNGQYVCSYL, from the coding sequence ATGGATTTTAACAATGTAACAGCTCACGCCGTAGGTAATGTGTATTTCGATGGTAAAGTCGTCTCTCACAAGATCACGATGGAAGATGGATCTGCCAAGACTATGGGAGTGATTCAGCCTGGTAGCTATCACTTTGATACTGTTGCCGCAGAGCGTATGGATATTACTGCCGGTGAATGCAAGGTGACCTTGGATGGTTCTGAGGAAAGCTCTGTCTACAAAGCAGGCGAGTACTTCAATGTGGATGCAAACTCAGGCTTCACCATCGAGGTGGCCGAGGGCAATGGACAGTACGTCTGTAGC